A part of Desulfofundulus salinus genomic DNA contains:
- a CDS encoding ABC transporter permease, translating to MEIFWQGLVEAVRLLATGDLEVLDITLRTLKISGFATLISVLIGVPFGTLLALTNFPGRRFLVSVVNFGMGLPPVVVGLAVWLTFTRYGPLGFLDLLYTPAAMVVAQAIIASPIVAGFTVAAMQSLNPRIPLQILALGASRCQLLWLLVREARLGLLAAVMAGFGGVISEVGASMMVGGNIAGSTRVLTTATVLAVGQGKYELATALSIILLLLAYGITAFLTMAQQRGSHA from the coding sequence TTGGAAATCTTCTGGCAGGGTCTTGTGGAGGCCGTTCGTTTGCTGGCGACAGGCGATCTCGAGGTTCTGGATATTACCTTACGCACTTTAAAGATCTCGGGTTTCGCTACGCTGATCAGTGTTTTAATTGGCGTTCCTTTCGGTACTCTGTTAGCCCTTACCAATTTTCCGGGACGCCGTTTTCTGGTCAGTGTGGTTAACTTTGGCATGGGCCTGCCGCCGGTGGTGGTGGGACTGGCGGTCTGGCTTACCTTTACCCGGTACGGGCCCCTGGGTTTTCTCGACCTTCTTTACACCCCTGCGGCCATGGTGGTGGCCCAGGCCATTATTGCTTCCCCTATAGTGGCCGGCTTTACCGTGGCCGCTATGCAGTCCCTCAACCCAAGGATTCCCCTGCAGATCCTGGCCCTGGGGGCTTCCCGGTGTCAATTGCTGTGGCTTCTGGTGCGGGAGGCCCGGCTGGGCCTGCTGGCGGCGGTGATGGCCGGGTTTGGCGGTGTGATTTCCGAGGTGGGCGCCTCCATGATGGTCGGCGGCAACATTGCCGGCAGCACCCGGGTGCTTACGACAGCCACGGTACTGGCAGTGGGCCAGGGCAAGTATGAGCTGGCCACCGCCTTAAGCATCATTTTGCTGCTCCTGGCCTACGGCATTACCGCCTTTTTAACCATGGCCCAGCAGCGCGGCAGCCATGCTTAA
- a CDS encoding molybdopterin molybdotransferase MoeA, whose amino-acid sequence MKELFQAVTIKEAREIVLNHVSFPRDGEKVSLLSALDRCLLYDMVAVDDVPGFDRSTMDGFAVRAKDTFGASEGLPAYLEVAGEVLMGVAPEGELKPGQAWRIATGGMLPAGADAVVMVEHTEELDEKTIGVTRPVAPGENVVRRGEDVQAGSVVLPAGHRLRPQDLGMLAAAGVVAVEVRRPLRVGIISTGDEVVSPEEKPAPGQVRDINSYTLYGAVASCGGEPRLYGIVRDDFHQLQERLARALSENDMVLLSGGSSVGTRDVAARVIDSLGRPGILFHGVSLKPGKPSVGAVVNGKPVFGLPGHPASALVVFELLVAPLIRSYSYPRESFWEFPLRARITRNLRSAAGREDFVRVKLRLQDGELHAEPVLGKSGLITTMVRADGLARIPAGKEGVEAGEWVEVKLF is encoded by the coding sequence ATGAAGGAATTATTTCAGGCAGTTACCATTAAAGAGGCGCGGGAAATAGTTTTAAATCATGTATCCTTTCCCCGGGATGGGGAGAAAGTTTCATTGTTGTCCGCCCTTGACCGTTGTCTTTTGTACGATATGGTGGCCGTTGACGATGTGCCCGGCTTTGACCGTTCCACCATGGACGGTTTTGCCGTGCGGGCAAAGGATACCTTTGGCGCCTCCGAGGGCCTGCCCGCCTACCTGGAAGTGGCGGGGGAAGTCCTGATGGGTGTGGCGCCGGAAGGGGAGTTAAAGCCGGGCCAGGCCTGGCGCATTGCCACCGGCGGCATGCTGCCCGCGGGCGCCGACGCGGTGGTGATGGTGGAGCATACCGAGGAGCTGGATGAAAAGACCATTGGCGTTACCAGGCCCGTGGCGCCCGGGGAAAACGTCGTCCGCCGGGGTGAGGATGTCCAGGCCGGGAGCGTGGTGTTGCCGGCGGGGCACCGCCTGCGGCCGCAGGACCTGGGGATGCTGGCCGCAGCCGGGGTTGTTGCGGTGGAAGTAAGACGCCCCTTAAGGGTGGGTATCATCTCCACCGGCGATGAAGTGGTCTCCCCGGAAGAAAAGCCGGCTCCGGGCCAGGTGCGGGACATCAACTCTTATACCCTTTACGGCGCGGTGGCCAGCTGTGGCGGCGAACCCCGCCTGTACGGCATTGTCCGGGACGACTTTCACCAGCTGCAGGAACGGCTGGCCCGGGCCCTTTCTGAAAACGATATGGTGCTGCTCTCCGGGGGTAGCTCGGTGGGCACCCGGGACGTGGCGGCCCGGGTGATTGATTCCCTGGGGCGGCCGGGAATTTTATTTCACGGAGTTTCCCTGAAACCCGGCAAGCCCTCCGTGGGGGCGGTGGTGAACGGCAAGCCGGTCTTCGGGCTGCCCGGGCATCCCGCCTCGGCCCTGGTGGTCTTTGAGCTGCTGGTGGCCCCTTTGATTAGATCTTACAGTTACCCCCGGGAAAGCTTCTGGGAATTCCCCTTGAGGGCGCGGATAACCCGCAATTTGCGTTCCGCCGCCGGGCGGGAGGATTTCGTGCGGGTGAAACTGCGTTTGCAGGACGGGGAGCTTCACGCGGAGCCCGTGCTGGGCAAATCGGGCCTGATTACTACTATGGTTCGTGCCGACGGGCTGGCCCGCATCCCGGCGGGCAAAGAAGGTGTAGAA
- a CDS encoding aldehyde ferredoxin oxidoreductase family protein — protein MYGYSGKMLDIDLTAGKIRERPVEQDLAGEYLSGLGFNARLLYEEIPAGADPLGPENVLAFNVGVLVGTTVPTASRTEASALSPATGLFGTANSGNFWGSELKFAGFDGVIIRGKAESPVYVWICDGQATILPAGHLWGRDAWETVRQIRRELGDDAIQVAAIGQAGENLVRFASIENGPFDAWARTGLGAVMGSKNLKAVAVRGRGAVRVAHRKDFLQAVDDTRKAIFSSPFYGSFSRFGTMLASLPYQEFGALPGRNYQRGAIDGWVETCSRKVLPRYSTRGVACMACPIACAHWVEVKEGPYAGLRLKDLEVTPVIGFGAGCDINNLPAIAMLTETCQRLGMDMVSAAAVVAFAMEMYEKGLIGEKDLGFSLNWGDERATISLLDMIAHRRGMGDLLAEGVRRAARHFPGASRYAVEVKGLECFLLDPRARWSTWTLGYITNVRGGDHLRTRNPVENLRYNENPVPYLTEKFGFPEEMYERLDMPDEWKKEIFDPVTRDVNIPEMSRWAEDLIAVYNALGMCIRPPVLHTVGPTLFARLYASLTGIDITPAEVIRAGERIWNLQKLFNLRHGEKPADSDYPSRFYDEPVTAGPAAGRRLDREKVREVLREYYLARGWDPDTGVPGAAKLAELNLLR, from the coding sequence GTGTACGGTTACAGCGGCAAAATGCTGGATATCGACCTCACTGCCGGGAAAATAAGGGAACGCCCGGTGGAGCAGGATTTGGCCGGGGAGTATTTAAGCGGCCTGGGATTTAACGCCCGCCTGCTGTATGAAGAGATTCCCGCTGGTGCCGACCCCCTCGGTCCGGAGAATGTCCTTGCCTTTAATGTGGGAGTGCTGGTGGGGACGACGGTGCCCACTGCTTCCCGCACCGAAGCTTCCGCCCTTTCGCCCGCCACCGGCTTGTTTGGCACGGCCAACTCCGGCAACTTCTGGGGGAGCGAACTCAAGTTTGCCGGGTTTGACGGGGTGATCATCCGGGGAAAGGCTGAATCGCCGGTTTATGTATGGATCTGTGACGGCCAGGCAACAATTTTACCGGCGGGCCACCTCTGGGGGCGGGATGCCTGGGAGACGGTGCGTCAGATCCGTCGGGAACTGGGCGATGACGCCATCCAGGTGGCGGCCATTGGCCAGGCCGGTGAAAACCTGGTCCGCTTTGCCAGCATAGAAAACGGCCCCTTTGATGCCTGGGCCCGCACGGGGCTGGGGGCGGTAATGGGCAGCAAAAACCTGAAGGCCGTAGCGGTGCGCGGCCGGGGTGCCGTGCGGGTGGCTCACCGGAAGGATTTCCTGCAGGCGGTGGATGACACCCGTAAGGCCATCTTTTCTTCTCCCTTTTACGGTTCCTTTTCCCGCTTCGGCACCATGCTGGCCAGCCTGCCCTACCAGGAGTTCGGGGCCCTGCCGGGGCGCAATTACCAGCGCGGTGCCATTGACGGCTGGGTGGAAACCTGCAGCCGCAAGGTCCTGCCCAGGTACAGTACCCGCGGGGTGGCCTGTATGGCCTGCCCCATTGCCTGCGCCCACTGGGTGGAAGTAAAGGAAGGCCCTTACGCCGGTCTGAGACTTAAAGACCTGGAAGTTACACCGGTGATCGGCTTTGGAGCCGGGTGTGATATCAACAACCTGCCGGCCATCGCCATGCTTACCGAAACCTGCCAGCGCCTGGGCATGGATATGGTTTCCGCGGCGGCGGTGGTGGCCTTCGCCATGGAGATGTACGAAAAGGGGCTGATCGGGGAAAAGGATCTGGGCTTCTCCCTAAACTGGGGGGATGAACGGGCCACCATTTCCCTGCTCGACATGATTGCCCACCGCCGGGGCATGGGGGATTTGCTGGCCGAAGGCGTCAGGAGGGCGGCGCGGCATTTCCCCGGAGCATCAAGATATGCCGTGGAAGTCAAGGGGCTGGAGTGTTTCCTTTTAGATCCCCGGGCCCGCTGGTCCACCTGGACGCTGGGGTACATCACCAACGTACGCGGCGGGGATCACCTGCGCACCCGGAATCCGGTGGAAAATCTCCGTTACAACGAAAACCCCGTCCCTTACCTTACCGAGAAGTTTGGTTTCCCGGAGGAGATGTACGAACGTCTGGATATGCCGGACGAGTGGAAAAAAGAGATTTTTGATCCGGTTACCCGGGATGTAAACATACCTGAAATGTCCAGGTGGGCGGAGGATCTCATTGCCGTTTACAACGCCCTGGGCATGTGCATCCGCCCTCCCGTGCTGCATACCGTAGGTCCCACCCTTTTTGCCCGCCTGTATGCCAGCTTGACCGGCATTGATATTACACCGGCGGAAGTGATCAGGGCGGGAGAGCGCATCTGGAACCTCCAGAAGCTGTTTAACCTCCGCCACGGGGAAAAACCCGCCGATTCCGATTACCCCTCCCGTTTTTACGACGAGCCGGTGACGGCCGGTCCCGCCGCCGGGCGCAGGCTGGACCGCGAGAAGGTGCGGGAGGTTTTGAGGGAATATTACCTGGCCCGGGGGTGGGATCCGGATACGGGCGTACCCGGTGCGGCAAAGCTGGCGGAGCTGAATTTACTAAGGTAA
- a CDS encoding MoaD/ThiS family protein, whose product MARIELRAFGPLMKIFSQRGWSLPLHVEIAPGDTPGVLLKRLEIPEEQVEVVFINGRVEKKSHPLQDGDRVAFVPPGIPSIHRVMLGFYGKKA is encoded by the coding sequence ATGGCCAGAATAGAACTGCGGGCCTTTGGCCCGTTGATGAAGATTTTTTCCCAGCGGGGGTGGTCTTTACCGCTCCATGTGGAAATCGCTCCCGGTGATACCCCCGGGGTTCTCTTAAAGCGTCTGGAAATACCTGAAGAACAGGTGGAAGTGGTCTTTATCAACGGCCGGGTGGAAAAAAAGAGCCATCCTCTGCAAGACGGCGACCGGGTGGCTTTCGTCCCGCCGGGGATACCGTCCATTCACAGGGTCATGCTGGGGTTTTACGGCAAAAAGGCATAG